A genomic region of Herpetosiphonaceae bacterium contains the following coding sequences:
- a CDS encoding DUF2298 domain-containing protein, with protein sequence MTQHQSSDQPDPAPPKPADPPDQSTPTDQPAPPNPADQPAPPTPPDPPDQSTASAQPSQSGQSTPTGQLGLSTSTGQSGPPKPPDQTDQPAPPTASAPLGSANQSDQSNQSDQSDQSDQSNQSDQSNRRGARLSAKTIVRGIAVVIGLIALIPFWLMLQSVRGFLFYNAQNIQDPHTGYAWQFILSFGAVIALLVLMLAVLDSATEGGPIGHYAAALTITAVWIPAVAAAITVVAYIARIDVRPAWNIRLNDLAVLVGVSGALFVWLLAALLMRRCTTPERMNSRTYNELRLRLSQLDARLKTLRSETRTANKDTYYNEALEHRNAIAHEFGLESRFNESQDRMKDEPVEALRWVLGSGYLGLWSRVHRADEALFEVNPIEHVVSDGLYDDLRLSKSNIPGHEELQKKVQYALEELNPAIHKYFTQCPPRARDKENTGGEQQQRDNHQHAVQHAPGIVNAGTPSVVTTLQAPSETPDHLQPKPEGTAATAVAQEVAASNGHDAKALGEHAQPTTKDHITEQQARSILREVRCSINTYRDSRWDGLVRARNRLMKTGIFTELSTYILLCVAIIAGAPPQTIIAAVAFYLVGAIVGLIGRLRSEARNDKAIEDYGLTTVRLIHTPLFSGLAAVGGVVLINMLPAVLNQLAPVDAAQNRPLELVPLDLIFSLESNQIGIIIAAVFGLTPGLLLDRLMKVSDQYKADLQSSEASGTAHVPPSTGGTPRTA encoded by the coding sequence ATGACTCAGCATCAGTCATCCGATCAGCCTGATCCCGCTCCGCCCAAACCAGCAGATCCGCCTGATCAATCCACTCCGACCGATCAACCCGCTCCGCCCAACCCCGCCGATCAACCCGCTCCGCCCACGCCGCCCGATCCGCCGGACCAATCCACTGCATCCGCTCAACCCAGTCAATCCGGTCAATCAACTCCGACCGGTCAACTCGGTCTGTCCACTTCGACCGGTCAATCCGGTCCGCCCAAGCCGCCTGATCAAACCGATCAACCCGCTCCGCCTACTGCATCTGCTCCACTCGGTTCAGCCAATCAATCCGATCAATCCAATCAATCCGATCAATCCGATCAATCCGATCAATCCAATCAATCCGATCAATCCAATCGACGAGGAGCACGCCTATCAGCCAAGACCATCGTTCGGGGCATTGCCGTAGTTATCGGCCTTATCGCGCTGATCCCATTTTGGCTGATGCTGCAATCGGTGCGCGGCTTTCTGTTTTATAACGCCCAAAACATCCAAGATCCACACACGGGATACGCCTGGCAGTTCATACTGAGCTTTGGCGCAGTAATCGCGCTGCTAGTCCTGATGCTCGCCGTGCTCGACTCGGCCACAGAGGGTGGCCCGATCGGCCATTATGCAGCCGCGCTCACCATCACCGCCGTTTGGATTCCCGCCGTAGCCGCCGCCATCACCGTTGTAGCCTACATTGCGCGCATCGATGTCAGGCCAGCTTGGAATATCCGCTTGAACGACCTGGCGGTGCTTGTCGGTGTGTCGGGTGCGCTCTTCGTCTGGCTACTAGCCGCGCTGCTCATGCGGCGCTGCACCACTCCTGAGCGCATGAACTCGCGCACCTATAACGAGCTTCGTCTGCGGCTATCGCAACTCGACGCGCGGCTGAAGACACTGCGCTCCGAGACGCGCACGGCGAACAAGGATACCTACTACAACGAGGCGCTTGAACACCGCAATGCTATCGCGCACGAGTTTGGATTGGAGTCGCGCTTCAACGAATCGCAAGACAGGATGAAAGATGAGCCGGTTGAAGCGCTGCGCTGGGTGCTTGGCAGCGGATACCTGGGCCTGTGGAGCCGCGTCCACCGCGCCGATGAGGCGCTGTTCGAGGTCAACCCGATCGAGCATGTGGTGAGCGATGGACTCTACGACGATCTGCGCCTCTCCAAATCCAATATCCCTGGACACGAGGAGTTGCAAAAGAAGGTGCAATACGCTCTAGAGGAGCTGAATCCTGCAATCCACAAATATTTCACTCAATGCCCTCCCAGAGCGCGCGATAAGGAGAACACAGGCGGTGAGCAGCAGCAACGAGACAATCACCAGCACGCAGTTCAGCATGCTCCCGGTATCGTCAATGCAGGCACGCCTAGCGTAGTTACTACGCTTCAGGCTCCGAGCGAAACGCCTGATCATCTCCAGCCTAAACCGGAGGGTACGGCGGCGACAGCAGTGGCGCAGGAGGTCGCAGCCTCGAATGGACACGACGCGAAGGCCCTCGGCGAACATGCGCAGCCAACGACCAAGGATCATATTACCGAGCAGCAGGCGCGCAGCATCCTGCGCGAGGTTCGCTGCTCGATCAACACCTACCGTGATAGTCGCTGGGATGGGCTGGTACGCGCGCGCAACCGGCTGATGAAAACAGGGATATTTACCGAGCTATCAACCTACATTCTGCTCTGCGTCGCCATCATCGCCGGTGCTCCCCCGCAGACGATCATCGCGGCAGTAGCCTTCTACCTCGTCGGCGCGATCGTCGGGCTGATTGGCCGCCTGCGCTCCGAGGCCAGGAACGACAAGGCGATCGAGGACTACGGGCTGACCACGGTGCGTCTGATCCACACGCCGCTCTTCTCCGGCCTGGCCGCCGTTGGCGGTGTCGTGCTGATCAACATGCTGCCTGCGGTGCTCAATCAGTTGGCACCCGTCGACGCGGCTCAGAACCGACCGCTTGAGCTTGTACCGCTCGATCTCATCTTCAGCCTCGAAAGCAACCAGATCGGCATCATTATCGCAGCGGTCTTTGGGCTGACGCCCGGCCTGCTGCTCGACCGATTGATGAAAGTGTCCGATCAGTACAAGGCCGATCTCCAGAGCAGCGAGGCATCGGGCACCGCTCATGTGCCGCCATCGACCGGCGGTACACCACGGACGGCCTAG
- a CDS encoding amylo-alpha-1,6-glucosidase yields the protein LIEPALNALRWLDRDGDLDGDGFYEYQTRSTQGAENQAWKDSGDAIVDEHGAQVKPPIATCEEQGFVYLAKLHLSEVLWWLDRKDEARRLFHEAGELKQRFNERFWIEQQGFFALGLDSQKRQIRSITSNPGHCLATGIVDQSLVERTAARLLAPDLFTGWGVRTLSSENPAYNPYSYHRGSVWPVEQATFALGLLRYGLHQHVESLCRAQFEAAALFDFYRLPELFSGHQRDADHPFPALYPQANSPQAWSASAVFCLLQSLLGLYPYAPLNLLLLDPHLPEWLPEITLRNLHVGQAVVTLRCYRTEHGASDYRVLDQQGTLHVVRQPSPWSLTAGFGERMKDALMSLLPGR from the coding sequence GCTAATCGAGCCTGCCTTGAATGCGCTGCGCTGGCTCGATCGTGATGGCGACCTCGACGGCGATGGCTTCTACGAGTACCAGACGCGCTCCACACAGGGCGCCGAGAATCAGGCCTGGAAGGATTCGGGCGATGCGATCGTGGACGAGCATGGCGCGCAGGTCAAGCCGCCGATCGCCACGTGCGAGGAGCAGGGCTTCGTCTATCTTGCCAAGCTGCATCTGTCGGAGGTGCTGTGGTGGCTCGACCGCAAGGACGAGGCGCGGCGGCTCTTCCACGAGGCGGGCGAACTCAAGCAGCGCTTCAACGAGCGCTTCTGGATCGAGCAGCAGGGCTTCTTTGCGCTCGGCCTCGACTCGCAGAAACGTCAGATCCGGTCGATCACCTCGAATCCGGGCCACTGTCTCGCTACCGGCATTGTCGATCAGTCGCTCGTGGAGCGTACGGCTGCCCGCCTGCTGGCTCCCGATCTGTTCACCGGCTGGGGCGTCCGCACGCTGTCAAGCGAGAATCCGGCCTACAATCCGTATAGCTACCATCGCGGCTCGGTCTGGCCCGTCGAGCAGGCGACGTTCGCGCTGGGCCTGCTGCGCTACGGTCTGCATCAGCATGTCGAGTCGCTGTGTCGCGCGCAGTTCGAGGCGGCGGCGCTCTTCGATTTTTATCGGCTGCCGGAGCTGTTCAGCGGCCACCAGCGCGACGCCGATCATCCGTTTCCGGCGCTCTACCCGCAGGCCAACTCGCCGCAAGCCTGGTCGGCGTCGGCGGTCTTTTGTCTGCTGCAATCGCTGCTGGGCCTGTACCCGTACGCGCCTCTGAATCTGCTGCTGCTCGATCCGCATCTGCCGGAGTGGCTGCCTGAGATCACCCTGCGCAACCTGCACGTCGGTCAGGCGGTGGTCACGCTGCGCTGCTACCGGACGGAGCATGGAGCCAGCGATTATCGCGTGCTCGACCAGCAGGGAACGCTGCATGTCGTGCGCCAGCCGAGTCCCTGGTCGCTGACGGCGGGCTTTGGGGAGCGGATGAAGGATGCGCTGATGAGTCTGCTGCCTGGGCGGTGA
- a CDS encoding DUF4349 domain-containing protein, whose translation MGRKIFIALLVLLLLAACGRSAGTSTSAVSPAASPAAGSAEKGYDSEATGGAPAPQQPAEEAAGGSAGANDGQLVAARNTQAQFNRLVIRTANLSVVVENVDTAEAQIRQIAESRGGYVLGSQVNGDGVQRRASISFKVPATRFDEAIAAVSKLALEVETQNVEGQDVTDEFVDLESRLRNLRAVEARLLDFLKQAQKVEEALQVNQQLTEIQGQIEQAEGRITYLKESASYSTINVSLRGKPVVVVAPDTTWSPGATAAAAAKNLIEFGQVIADVLIVLAIWSPIWLPLLLLVLWFWRRSRRPNTPTAQPAQPAPQPTQPTPQP comes from the coding sequence ATGGGACGCAAGATCTTCATCGCGCTGCTGGTGCTGCTGCTGCTGGCAGCCTGTGGCCGTAGCGCCGGAACCAGCACCAGCGCCGTCTCTCCGGCTGCCAGCCCGGCTGCGGGAAGCGCCGAGAAGGGCTACGACAGCGAGGCAACCGGCGGCGCTCCCGCTCCCCAGCAGCCCGCAGAGGAGGCAGCCGGAGGCAGCGCCGGTGCCAACGACGGGCAACTGGTCGCGGCGCGCAATACGCAGGCCCAGTTCAACCGGCTGGTGATTCGGACCGCGAATCTGTCGGTGGTGGTCGAGAACGTCGACACCGCCGAAGCCCAGATCCGCCAGATCGCCGAAAGTCGCGGCGGCTATGTGCTCGGCTCCCAGGTCAACGGCGACGGCGTGCAGCGTCGCGCCTCGATCTCGTTCAAAGTCCCGGCCACTCGCTTTGATGAGGCAATCGCGGCGGTTTCCAAGCTGGCGCTTGAGGTCGAGACGCAGAATGTCGAGGGCCAGGATGTCACCGACGAGTTCGTCGATCTTGAGTCGCGGCTACGTAACCTGCGCGCGGTCGAGGCGCGGCTGCTCGACTTCTTGAAGCAGGCGCAAAAAGTTGAGGAGGCGCTCCAGGTCAATCAGCAGCTTACCGAGATCCAGGGCCAGATCGAGCAGGCGGAGGGCCGCATCACCTATCTCAAGGAGAGCGCGTCCTACTCGACGATCAACGTCTCACTGCGCGGCAAGCCGGTCGTCGTGGTCGCGCCCGACACGACGTGGTCGCCGGGCGCTACGGCAGCCGCCGCCGCGAAAAACCTGATTGAGTTTGGGCAGGTCATCGCCGATGTGCTGATCGTCCTGGCGATCTGGTCGCCCATCTGGCTGCCGCTGCTGCTGCTCGTGCTCTGGTTCTGGCGGCGATCACGGCGCCCGAACACGCCGACGGCCCAGCCAGCCCAGCCAGCGCCACAGCCCACTCAGCCAACACCGCAACCTTAA